The Watersipora subatra chromosome 7, tzWatSuba1.1, whole genome shotgun sequence genomic interval GAACGTGTGTACACAAGTGCCACAACTATTGAGCCGACGTACTGGCTATATTCAACTATTGAGCCGACGTACTGGCTATATTCAACTATTGAGCCGACGTACTGGCTATATTCAACTATTTAAAGGACACTGATTGACGCGGGATCCCTGAGTCGCCATGCAGACCTACACTGTTGATATACCACACAACATCGTAACGCCATTTAAGTCGACGAATATACGTTCAGTAATTACCGAAACAACGAACCGGCTAAATAGAACAATATATCTGCCGGCTAAGAATCCTATTCAGACTATTGAGATAAGGAAATATTAGGATACTCGAAAGCGTTAAACATTtcgatagctttattagataaCTACTGAACAGTTTTAGATCGTTtaagatttaaaaaatattaaaaattgtcaCTCTGTTTTGAAACTGtcatattattttttctttgagcAATTTGCAATCTTTTGGATTACTATTCTTGTAAACTGCCCTGCTTGGATGGTGGCTAATTTCGGTTGGTAATCGATTGGCACACGGTTTGGCTGCCGCGGTTAGTGTCTTTTCCGAAGTGTCTGACATTTTTGGCCGGCCCTCGCTCGTACTTTATAATCTATTGTGGCGCTTTCGGCCCAGTTTGCAACTGGTATTATTTTGTTGACTTCACATACCTAAACTAGTCGTATTGAAATTTCTTGTAGATCACATATTTTGCAGCTTCAATGGTATTGAAGCTCTTTTGTGTAAAAGTATAAGATTTAATTTTCGTATTGATATTGACTTGACTGTGGTATTTACTTGTAAAGCAATCTATTTCAGCTTTTTCACCCTTGATTTTCTGTAATTATAAACGAATTCAGGGTATTATCATTATTGCTCTTTTAAACATAATGAATTCAGAACAAGATGCCAATTCAGCAGAGCACACGTCACGAGCAGGTAGTGGCCACAGAATGAATAGCCCACCTATATTTAGAACATCTGATCGTATCAAAAAGTCTACATTACTCAAGGATATTCCAAAGTTGATAAATGATGAACTGGAGAAAATAGAAGATTTTCTGACGAATATGCACACCGAAGAAGAAATGCAAGATTTTTCTTCTGCTATCGAGAAGATGTTAGAGGAAATACAGGAGAAGTGGGTCGAATTGTGTGAATTGACTGATGATAAGGAAAGGTTAACCACACTACACAACATGTTTGAATATTATGGGTCAACTGTTGATGATTGCAAGAGAACGTTAGCAGAGAGAATAGAAGAGGCAAGCAGGGTCAACTCCGCAGAATATGATAGTGATATAGAAAGAGAGCTGGAAGAGGCAGCTGCAAAGTTTCAGCAGCTGATGGCTAGAAAGAAGGCAAGGGACTCTCAGAGCTCTTCCACAAACAACAAGAACAATCGTCTTCCCAAATCCGAGACAGGGTCTGCAGCTTCAAACGCTGAGACAAAAATGAACAACTCTGGTTCAGGTGAAATACAAGCCCTCACCAAAGCATTGATCGCAACGATGAAGTCCACAAAGCGCTCAACCCTCGAACCCAGTGTTTTTAAGGGTGATCCTACTATGTTCAAGGAATGGGAAATAGACTTTGACGCCTACATTGAATCGGAAGGCTTAACAGGACTGCAACCACTAAGACACCTCAAGAGGTTTATTTCTGGTAAAGCATTTGATGCAGTCAGTGGGTATTTTCTTACCAACACAATGGATGCTTATGAAGACGCAAGGAAAGATTTGAGAGAAAGATTTGGTAAACAGTATGATGCTGCTCTCGGATTAAGAAAAAAGCTTGAGGAGTTTCCAAAGATTGGCACAAGGGATGCTGACTCTATGAGAAAATACGCAAATCTTCTAAGTCACATCAAATCCGCAATGCGAGGTTGTGATGAGTTGCGCCTATTGAATGACAGAAACCAAAATGAGATTCTTGCTAGGAAATTACCAGAATGGATGTTGAGATCCTGGGCCAAAAAGGTGAGAGTGTGTGTAAAAGAATATAGCAGTTATCCTACTTTTAATGAATTTGCAGAATTCGTCAAAGAGCAAGCTGAAGATATGGAAGAAGAACGAAAGATCAGCGGACAGGAAGCAAGTCAAAACTATCAACATAAGCCAGATTTCAATAAAAGGGAAAGGAGCTATGCTCCAGCCAATCCAATGAAATTACGAAGCCATTCAACAGGAACCTCTCAAATAAGTGAATGTCTTTACTGTAAGAAAACCCATCTAACGAACGAATGTTGGGCACTTGCTAAACTGCCAAGAGAACCAAAGAACTTATTTTTTCAGGAGAATGGTCTTTGCTTTGGCTGTACTAAAAGAGGACACGTATCAAGACAGTGCCCAAACAGAACCTTTTGTTCCAAGACAGGATGTGGGAAAAGACATCCAACAGTCCTACACATCGACTTTTCGACAACATCTAAACATTGGAGAAACCAAGAACAAGCTGCGGTTCCAAAGCCACCAAGTGAAAGAAGCTCAACCACATCGATGCCCAGCACAAATATTCAGCCGAGAAAAGAACCAAGTGCAGAACTTAAACGGATATCTTCAAAGAAAACTGGTACAACAGGTAACTCCCTCAGCATGATCTTGCCAGTGCATATAACTACTGACAAATCTCCTGCAAAAACGCTACTTGTATACGCGCTCCTTGATTCAGGTTCAGACCACTCTTACATCAATACAGACTTGGCGAAATATCTCCAACCCGACTACACAAGAGAATTGGTCACAGTAGAAACTCTCACAGGAGAATCAACAAAATGGGTCACTTTATATCAAGATATTAGAATACAAGGATACGAACAAGCAGACTTCACTTACTTAGATGCCTATGGTTGGAAAGATATTGCATGCAATCGCGACCACATTCCTTGCAGAAATAATGTGGCAAAACTATCTCATCTTAAAGAGTTTGCAAGCAAATTGCCACCTTTGATGGACATTCCCATTGGATTGCTAATAGGAGCTAATTGTCCCGAGGCTTTTGCCCCTTTAGAAGCATTAGTTCAAGTCAAAGGCTTGCCGTATGCCAGGAAATCATTGTTGGGGTGGACCGTCTTTGGAGCAGACAACAGACGGCAAGGAGATAGAAGACTTATTACACACCGTACATGCATCAAGCTCGACGATCATGTCCTCATATCTCAAGAAGAcataaaatttctaaacatcaTGGAACAAACAACGGAAGTGCTACCATCAGGGTCTTATCAGATGGCTTTACCATTTAGGCAGCGACCACACTTACCAGACAACAAACGCCAAGCCGAACAACGCCTCACTTCACTATTTAAGAGATTTGAGAGCGACTCGGAGTTTAAACTACAGTATGTAAAATTCATGCAAGAGATGTTTTCGGGGGGCCATGCTGAAGAGGCTACCAATATTGTTCCTCAGAAAGGTTGCGTGTGGTATATACCACACTTTGCAGTAAAGCACCAAAAGAAAGGCAAACTCCGTGTGGTATTCGATTGTGCAGCTACATATTCGGGAACATCTGTAAATCAGCATCTGCTTCAAGGCCCTGATTTGACCAACAGTATGCTTGGGATTTTGTGTAGGTTTAGAAAAGGAAAAATCGCAATCGCTTGCGacatagaaaaaatgtttttcaattttcatgTTACTCCATCTGACAGAGATTATTTGCGCTTTTTATGGAAAACAACAGAGGGAGAAGTCAAAGAGTATCGGATGACAAAGCACTTGTTTGGAGCCACATCTTCACCTGCTGTTGCCACTTATGGTCTGAGAACTTTAGCAGACGACCATGCCGGGGAATACCCAAAAGCTGCAGAATTTATACGGAGAGATTTCTATGTTGATGACGGTATCACAAGCGTGAACACAACGGAAGAAGCCCAGCAACTTATTGAGGACGCTAGGGCTCTTTGCGCAACAGGAAATTTAAGACTTCATAAGTTCATTAGCAATGATTCTTCAGTTTTATCATCGATTCCCGAGTCGGAGAGAGCAATCGATTTGTTTGCAGATTATCTGTCCCCTCAACGTACCCTAGGATTGGAGTGGGACcttaataaagattttttcaGATTTAGTGGAAATGAGGTTAAAGCGGGGCCTGTCACAAGACGTGGCATACTGTCTGTAGTCGGTCAGCTTTTTGATCCCATTGGTCTTTTAGCACCATTCACACACCAGGGAAGAAATATACTGCAGAAGGTCAATAAGACTAGTGTTGATTGGGATGAACCTCTCAATGAGGAAATGAATCAATTGTGGAACAGATGGGCTACTCAACTGTCACAACTCCAACTAGAAATACCTAGGTGCCTGGATGGGTTGCAGACGCAATGCGTGTATGAGCTGCACACATTTTCAGATGCCTCGCTGGAAGGCATTGGTGCCTGCTCGTATTTGCGATCCATTGACAACCTAGGAAATGTTTGCACCAATCTTGTGTTGGCAAAAGCAAAAGTTGTACCCAGTAAAGGGGTAACTACCATTCCGAGACTAGAGCTACAAGGTGCCTTTTTAGCCACCCAACTCAACAATACGCTTCAAAGGGAACTGCACATGGATATAAGCAAGTCATTTTTTTGGTGTGATTCAACCATCGTGCTTGGCTATATCTGCAATGATAGGAGGAAATTTCACAcgtttgttgctaacagagttTATGGGATTAGACAAGCATCTAACCCTGAGCAATGGCATCACGTACCCGGGGCAGAAAACCCTGCCGACATAGCTTCTCGAGGGATGGAGGCCGAAAAATTAAAACGCACCATGTGGTTTATGGGTCCCAAGTTTTTACGATCGCAGCCAGAACTACAACATAGATTGCAGTTGGATATGTCGACACGAAGAGAAGTGTCAGAGGATGATCCAGAAGTTAAGAAAGTCCAAGTTGTCAGAGCGACTGAGATTTCAACACTCATGGACATGTACAACAAGTTGAAGAAGTATAGCACGCTCAAGGAACTGCTAAGAGCCTTTGCTTACTTACTCCAGATGGCCAAGAACAAGTCTTTAAAGATTCCTCTGACGCGACCATCAATTGAAAATATCGAAGCGGCCAAAAGATTAGTATTGAAAATTACacagacaaaatattttcaagagGAAATCAGAGTTTTGAAAAAAGGTAACCAAGTGATGAAAACAAGTTCGTTGCTTCGATTAAGCCCCTACCTGGATCAACATGGCTTAATAAGGATTGGTGGGAGAGCAAGAAATTCTTTATCTCTTACCGAGCTAGAGAAACATCCAATAATATTACCAAAGAACTCTCACTCGAGTAAGCTATTTATTAACTACTACCATGAAATTTCACACCACATGGGACCTTCCTACACGCTAACATCCATGCGTCAAAATGGCCTCTGGCTCATATCGGGTATAAgaacagttaaaaaacaatTAGGTCAATGCATGCCATGCAAGAAGATGAAAAGAAAGCCTATGAGACAGCAAATGGGAGAGTTACCTCAAGACCGAACTAGCTGTGCCCCACCGTTCACACACACAGGAATGGACTGCTTCGGCCCATACGCGATTAAAGAGGGAAGgaaggaaatgaaaaagtacGGATTAGTTTTCACATGTTTGTATAGTAGGGCTCTCCACATTGAAGTTTTAGACGATTTAACTGCCGACGCCTTTCTCAATGGACTACGTTGTTTCATCGCCATACGGGGTTCTGTGATAAAGCTTTATTCTGACAATGGAACAAACTTTGTCGGCGCCAAGAATTTGTTGGATGCGGAAGCAAAAAGATGCCTATGCGATAGAGGCATAGAGTTTGTATTTAATTCCCCGACGGCAAGCCACCAGGGAGGCATTTGGGAGAGGCAGATCCGTACCATCAGAGCAGTGCTCAATGACATATTAAGGCAAAGTTCTAGACTCGACAGTACTTCCCTAAGAACGGCATTCTATGAGGTTGCTGCTATTGTCAACAACAGGCCCTTAGGAGCAATCAACTTCTCTAATCATGAAGAAACACCAGTCACACCAAACATGATTCTAACAGGAAGAAAGGAACCCACTGCGCCACCACCTGGAGATTTTGATGAAGCAATATACTGCCATGCTAGATGGAAAAGGGTACAGTGGGTAGCTCAAGAGTTTTGGAGAAAATGGAAACTGGAATATCTAGACAACATCACGCGTCGTCAAACCTGGACGAAAGTTGAAGACAATTTGAAGGTCGGAAATGTTGTACTTATAGTTGAATCCAATGAGCCGAGGAACATGTGGCAAATAGGGCGAGTTGAAGATGTGTTTCCAGGTAAAGACGGTTTAGTGCGTAAGGTGACTGTGAGGCTGGGAAATTGTAACTTAGACAAGAAGGGGCAAAAGATGGCAGAACCAACTTATCTTCAACGTCCCATACAAAAACTAGTAAAATTCTTAGAGGATATATAATTCCCACTTACATTGCCCATATTATATTGTTTAATAGCAACCTCCGTTTGTGGTGCTAATTCAACTTTAGatgttagttttttgtttttttgttttatgttgttgCTTGTGTTGGTTTTGTTGTTGTTAGGATAgaactttatatattttgtataacttACATTACCTTCAAACCTATTGTTTTCTATTAGAATATGACCTTGGTATTACTACTATGGTTTTGCAAAAAAAGGTGCTGAcatgaaaaaaaaagaaaaaaaaaggaCATTTGTTGAGTCCAATTGCGTACATGGTGCAGCGGAAATATAAAATCTATTAGAATTTATATTTGGTGGGAGTGTAAGAGAACCCTACTAACATTTCCTGTCTCTACTAACTCACCAATTTTATTGTCTTGTGTTAAGTAAAACATCGCTGTATCCGGGTCTAAGGCGCCACAAGGGTTGTTTCGACGTGTATTGACGTGTCTCGACACGCCTTCACTTCCTGCAATTATCTTCCATCCACGCTCGGCATTATGACTTTGGAAGTTCAACTAGTAACACGCAACTGATGATTTAATTGACAATTTTTCTGTTCAGAACATTTTTGCATTTATCGCTAATTTGTTTCGTTTGACTTCTTGATTTAGCTGTGTGAGTGTTTTTCAAAGACGGCAAAAGATTTCACTATAGCGGTTTACGCTAGGTTCGTAGCTGGCAAGTGTATTAAGCTGGAATTGATTCACTGATTTGGAGATGACTCGTTGATGTTTTATTCAGTCAACACCGAAACCGTGAAATCTACAAAtgattaacatatttaaaagttcttccacagcaatataaaaaataacgatattatagaaatagaaaattATCGACACAAACCTTTTGTCGTCTTTGAAAAACACTCACACAGCTAAATCAAGAAGTCAAACGAAACAAATTAGCGATAAATGCAAAAATGTTCTGAACAGAAAAATTGTCAATTAAATCATCAGTTGCGTGTTACTAGTTGAACTTCCAAAGTCATAATGCCGAGCGTGGATGGAAGATAATTGCAGGAAGTGAAGGCGTGTCGAGACACGTCAATACACGTCGAAACAACCCTTGTGGCGCCTTAGACCCGGATACAGCGATGTTTTACTTAACACAAGACAATAAAATTGGTGAGTTAGTAGAGACAGGAAATGTTAGTAGGGTTCTCTTACAGTTCTGTTACCTGAGACTTCTGGAGCCGATACACACAAACTAAGGAAATCAGTTTGAAAGCAGATTAAAGGCTGAACTCTTGCAGTTTTAGCACATTGACAAGACTCGTACCACCCCATACAACCAGCATACTGAGGCATCCCTCACTCCTCACTCCACAACCCGAAAAACAGCAAGTACGCTGATGCCTGGTCAAAAGCTGAGATTCCTGGACCAACTGGAGAGTTATGGTTCACCTGCTGAATTTTGTTCTGACCAGTAAAAACGTTTAGTAAATATCCAAAAAAGGTTGGAGGTGGTGCTTGACATCCTTTGGCAGAGCCAGAAAAAAGTCCAAAAGAAACTACCCTTGTCGGCCTGCTAAAACTAGGTATGGTTGAccaacaaaagaaaaaaagggaGATAACCTGAAGCTGCAAGCAGAAGTTCTGGAGCCATATCAAGTTTTAAAGGCAACACCCAACCACGCATACTTGGTGGAGCAGCAAGGGCAGTCCTTTATTCAAAACGAAAACTGTATCAAGCTATACCGAGATTGCTTGAAGGAACTGGGCTGAGCTCCAGCAACCTTGTAGCCCAAAAGCAGGCTTAACATAAAAGGAGCAAGGTCACTCCACCCATAAAAATAATGCAGAAGCAGAACCAACCTGAGGCTGAACCAAcatagtctggtggccacagggtgttttcgtgtcaacaggtggcagaagatggggtctatggtagcttaatactttcAGCATATTTttaatctagtcattattaacCCAGTCTCTTaccgctattttagttgataagcaTATAGTAATCGGCCATTAAAAGGCGAGTAGTAATACAAAAAGGAAATTTTTCTTACGCTGTGTGCAATCAGTCGGACCAGCTAATCAGAGCCGTAGACCTACATTTACGTTATATTGTAGTACGGGGGTATTAAATGACGCCGATAGAAATTAGTTTTTGTAGTCTGTTTCCGGTCTCGTCCAGCGGCTTGTCAGCGTTGGTAGTAGCAGTCGAAAACTTATTTCCTATTTATACTAATTTCCAAAGATAGCTATCATGGATTGCGTAATTCACTATAATCAAATACCACATTCGAGTGAGCTAATAAGccttagtgatagcaaaaaaacaacaatCGAGCATTTTTGCGAGCTGTCGAGCACCTTCTACAAAGAGCCTGAGCGATCCATAGCAAAAGGACTAAAGTCATCCCAACAGCTCACACAGCTTAACTCATGCAAATACCATGCTGGATGTTGGATTAGGTTTGCCAGCGACTCAAAGTATCAGAGAGCTtttcaagttgcaaagaatctcaaacctCCTGAGGAAATTAAGGTGAAAAcatagcaaactaattttacttTGTTCttcaataaataatcaaatgATTATCAACCAAGGAATAGATGTATTCCTCTATTGAAGCATTCTGCATTCTCTTCTCttaatcatttatttttcaaaacaatgGAGTTCATTGTTAGACTATCATCTGTTGGTGTCACCTGTAACAATGAGTGATAACTCTGAATATTAGATTACAATAAGTGATTGTCAAACGCCTGACTGATCATCTTACATCAAAGTAGCCACAACATGCTACTGTTtctttttcattaaatatcATTGCCATATGGTCTATATTTTTGCAACTACAGATGCCTGTTAAGTCGAGCATACCTCCGCTCGCAGACTCAACACCTACCAAGTTCCTTTGGTCTTCCAGCCTGATCCCGCAACGCACGGCTGTTCTTCCCAAAATGTGTGTTGTATGCAAATCAGAAACAAAGCTAGTAGAAGATACTGTCACACACAAATGTGTTAATGACATTCTATGTATGACTGATCGGAAAGATGATGCAGGTAAGTCGAAACATTTATTAGAGCCTGTGTCATAGATCACTTTGTACAGGAGCATCACTTAATAATTTGCTTAGCCTCAAAAGTTCTCTTATGCATGATAGTATGattttttgtcttttgttttgACTGGTTATTGCAAATATGAAAGTTCAAGTGCATCTTTTTGGAATTTAATCTCTACAGGTAGGTTGCTAGAAGCAGCCAAGCTAAGAAATGATGCAGCCATGCTAACGCTACTGCAAGGGAGTTGTATAGCTAAAGAGGTCCGCTACCATCGTTCTTGCAGAAGAGAATATTGTCGCATAGTGTATGCGTAGACAGTTCCCAACACAAGTGAAAATCAGTAAGTTTAGCTC includes:
- the LOC137400995 gene encoding uncharacterized protein, with the translated sequence MNSEQDANSAEHTSRAGSGHRMNSPPIFRTSDRIKKSTLLKDIPKLINDELEKIEDFLTNMHTEEEMQDFSSAIEKMLEEIQEKWVELCELTDDKERLTTLHNMFEYYGSTVDDCKRTLAERIEEASRVNSAEYDSDIERELEEAAAKFQQLMARKKARDSQSSSTNNKNNRLPKSETGSAASNAETKMNNSGSGEIQALTKALIATMKSTKRSTLEPSVFKGDPTMFKEWEIDFDAYIESEGLTGLQPLRHLKRFISGKAFDAVSGYFLTNTMDAYEDARKDLRERFGKQYDAALGLRKKLEEFPKIGTRDADSMRKYANLLSHIKSAMRGCDELRLLNDRNQNEILARKLPEWMLRSWAKKVRVCVKEYSSYPTFNEFAEFVKEQAEDMEEERKISGQEASQNYQHKPDFNKRERSYAPANPMKLRSHSTGTSQISECLYCKKTHLTNECWALAKLPREPKNLFFQENGLCFGCTKRGHVSRQCPNRTFCSKTGCGKRHPTVLHIDFSTTSKHWRNQEQAAVPKPPSERSSTTSMPSTNIQPRKEPSAELKRISSKKTGTTGNSLSMILPVHITTDKSPAKTLLVYALLDSGSDHSYINTDLAKYLQPDYTRELVTVETLTGESTKWVTLYQDIRIQGYEQADFTYLDAYGWKDIACNRDHIPCRNNVAKLSHLKEFASKLPPLMDIPIGLLIGANCPEAFAPLEALVQVKGLPYARKSLLGWTVFGADNRRQGDRRLITHRTCIKLDDHVLISQEDIKFLNIMEQTTEVLPSGSYQMALPFRQRPHLPDNKRQAEQRLTSLFKRFESDSEFKLQYVKFMQEMFSGGHAEEATNIVPQKGCVWYIPHFAVKHQKKGKLRVVFDCAATYSGTSVNQHLLQGPDLTNSMLGILCRFRKGKIAIACDIEKMFFNFHVTPSDRDYLRFLWKTTEGEVKEYRMTKHLFGATSSPAVATYGLRTLADDHAGEYPKAAEFIRRDFYVDDGITSVNTTEEAQQLIEDARALCATGNLRLHKFISNDSSVLSSIPESERAIDLFADYLSPQRTLGLEWDLNKDFFRFSGNEVKAGPVTRRGILSVVGQLFDPIGLLAPFTHQGRNILQKVNKTSVDWDEPLNEEMNQLWNRWATQLSQLQLEIPRCLDGLQTQCVYELHTFSDASLEGIGACSYLRSIDNLGNVCTNLVLAKAKVVPSKGVTTIPRLELQGAFLATQLNNTLQRELHMDISKSFFWCDSTIVLGYICNDRRKFHTFVANRVYGIRQASNPEQWHHVPGAENPADIASRGMEAEKLKRTMWFMGPKFLRSQPELQHRLQLDMSTRREVSEDDPEVKKVQVVRATEISTLMDMYNKLKKYSTLKELLRAFAYLLQMAKNKSLKIPLTRPSIENIEAAKRLVLKITQTKYFQEEIRVLKKGNQVMKTSSLLRLSPYLDQHGLIRIGGRARNSLSLTELEKHPIILPKNSHSSKLFINYYHEISHHMGPSYTLTSMRQNGLWLISGIRTVKKQLGQCMPCKKMKRKPMRQQMGELPQDRTSCAPPFTHTGMDCFGPYAIKEGRKEMKKYGLVFTCLYSRALHIEVLDDLTADAFLNGLRCFIAIRGSVIKLYSDNGTNFVGAKNLLDAEAKRCLCDRGIEFVFNSPTASHQGGIWERQIRTIRAVLNDILRQSSRLDSTSLRTAFYEVAAIVNNRPLGAINFSNHEETPVTPNMILTGRKEPTAPPPGDFDEAIYCHARWKRVQWVAQEFWRKWKLEYLDNITRRQTWTKVEDNLKVGNVVLIVESNEPRNMWQIGRVEDVFPGKDGLVRKVTVRLGNCNLDKKGQKMAEPTYLQRPIQKLVKFLEDI